The genomic segment ATTGAAAAAAATTGAGTATATGGCCCGGTATGCTTCCACGGATGTGTGCAGAGAATTGTTTTTGAGGCATTATTTTGGAGAAACAGATTGCGAACCATGCGGAAACTGTGATAATTGTAAATCGGAAAAGGTAGTACGGAATCTTGTGAGCTCTGAAGATGTGCAAAGTGTTGCCAAAATACTGGAAAAAGACGAAAAATCTTTAAGTGAAATCTCAAAACTTGTTCAATGGAAGCGGGATAAAACAAATAAAGTACTCTCATTTATGGTTCGTGAGAATTACGTTGAAAGCGATCCGTCCGGCGAGATCTACCGGTTGTTGCGCAAGACTTGACGGAGACTGTCTGCTTGTTCCGGTGATGTTATCTGATTGTATTCCCGTTCAATGGTAACCAGCGAGTCGCGTTCTGCCCGTAAAATTTTCGACATCTCTTTGACTCGTTCCAACTGTTCATCAACCTGCTGTTCATAATATTCGTGAGAAATTCTGAACTCCTCTTCTGTAACATTATAATGTTTGTAGACCAACTGTCTCAGTTCTTCCGGCGATCTCTCCTCTAATATCTGTTGATCTAACTGGTTGATGATGGCAAACTCCATAAACATTTGCTGGTAGGTTTGCTCATCAATCAGTTCATCCGGGGAGACGACTCAGAACTACAACTCCAAAA from the Balneolaceae bacterium genome contains:
- a CDS encoding DUF4296 domain-containing protein, producing the protein MIDEQTYQQMFMEFAIINQLDQQILEERSPEELRQLVYKHYNVTEEEFRISHEYYEQQVDEQLERVKEMSKILRAERDSLVTIEREYNQITSPEQADSLRQVLRNNR